The following coding sequences are from one Nicotiana tabacum cultivar K326 chromosome 1, ASM71507v2, whole genome shotgun sequence window:
- the LOC107832526 gene encoding uncharacterized protein LOC107832526 translates to MSKFLVYQIVNMSKFLVYLLVCLSLHACSARPLATTTDEENRIQDVTFLTRDTFKTEGKITFENNGSGSRDDAKLMWKKRSNGEETKGNKVITVQEGAQVKMLRRQSRLILETPPLAQHEEEAVNSIEKDPVEDVVVMDYAQPHRKPPIHNTKH, encoded by the exons ATGTCTAAGTTTCTTGTTTATCAAATTGTCAATATGTCTAAGTTTCTTGTTTATCTTTTGGTTTGTCTTTCTCTCCATGCATGCAGTGCTAGACCACTCGCAACAACTACTGATGAAGAAAACAGAATACAG GACGTAACATTTTTGACAAGGGACACATTTAAAACAGAAGGAAAAATCACGTTTGAAAATAATGGAAGTGGAAGTCGAGATGATGCAAAACTTATGTGGAAAAAGAGATCAAATGGAGAAGAAACTAAAG GAAACAAGGTCATTACAGTTCAAGAAGGAGCTCAAGTAAAG ATGTTGAGGAGACAATCGCGATTGATTCTAGAAACTCCACCATTAGCACAACATGAGGAAGAAGCAGTGAACTCCATTGAAAAAGACCCTGTGGAAGACGTGGTGGTTATGGACTATGCTCAACCCCATCGAAAACCACCTATTCACAACACTAAACACTAG